ATCTGACTGACGTAAATATATCACAATTTTGTAACCTTGTATTATGTAAATGTTGGAAACTGCTGTCTAACCGGCTCCAATCTATACACAAAAATACCCCAGACACGAATGTCTGGGGCAGTAATCATTACAAAATATAAGTGTTATAATACCTTGCTGAGAAAATCCTTCGTACGCGGATGCTGAGGATTCGTGAATACTTCCTCTGGCGTTCCTTCCTCAACGATCTTACCGCCATCCATGAATAGAATTCGATCGCCGACTTCGCGGGCAAAGCCCATCTCATGTGTAACGATGACCATGGTCATTCCACCTTCGGCAAGCTTCTTCATGACATCCAGCACTTCTCCAACCATCTCGGGATCCAGCGCTGAGGTAGGTTCATCAAACAGCATGACATGCGGCTGCATTGCAAGAGCTCTTGCGATCGCGATACGCTGCTTCTGTCCGCCCGACAATTGGTTAGGATAAATGTTCTTCTTATCGGACAATCCCACGGTCTTGAGAAGATCATCGGCAATTTTGTCGGCTTCTTGTGCAGCAATATTTTTCACCGTGACTGGGGCAAGTGTAATGTTCTCTCCTACTGTCTTATGAGGAAACAGATTAAAGTGCTGGAATACCATGCCCATTTTTTCACGGGTAGAGTTAATGTTATGCTTCGGATCTGTTATGGAATTGCCTTCGAACAAAATGGTTCCATCGCTCGGCACTTCCAGCAGATTCAGGCAGCGTAGAAATGTACTTTTGCCTGATCCTGAAGGACCGATTACGACGACAACTTCACCTTTGCCGATCTCGATATCAATTCCCTTCAAAATATTGAGATCTCCAAAGGATTTATGCAAATTTTTAACGATTATCACTTGTTCTCAGCTTCCTTTCGAATGCACCTAGCAGCTTGGACAGCATGAAGGTAAGAATGAAGTAGATGACCGCGGCAATGATATACGGGCTCAGACCTTGATACGTAATACTGCGAACCGTATTCGCCTGGTACATAATATCCATCATACCGATGACGGAAATAATAGACGATTCCTTAATAATGGTAATAAATTCATTACCGATGGCCGGAAGAACTGTCTTCATCGCCTGCGGCAAAATGATATGTCTCAGTGCCGCTCCACGCGTCATACCGAGTGAACGGGCGGCTTCCATCTGTCCTTTGTCCACTCCCTGAATTCCTGCTCTGAAAATTTCAGCGAGATAGGCCGAGCTGTTAATGGATAATGTGATTACACCGGATTGCAGTGGTGAGAGATTAATACCAAATACCAAGGCCAAACCATAGTGAATAATCATCAGCTGAACGAGCATTGGTGTACCGCGCAGCACTTCAACATAAGCGGTACCCAGCCATGCGAGGATCTTAATTCCCGACATGCGTACCAGTGTAATGA
This sequence is a window from Paenibacillus urinalis. Protein-coding genes within it:
- a CDS encoding amino acid ABC transporter ATP-binding protein, producing MIIVKNLHKSFGDLNILKGIDIEIGKGEVVVVIGPSGSGKSTFLRCLNLLEVPSDGTILFEGNSITDPKHNINSTREKMGMVFQHFNLFPHKTVGENITLAPVTVKNIAAQEADKIADDLLKTVGLSDKKNIYPNQLSGGQKQRIAIARALAMQPHVMLFDEPTSALDPEMVGEVLDVMKKLAEGGMTMVIVTHEMGFAREVGDRILFMDGGKIVEEGTPEEVFTNPQHPRTKDFLSKVL